CTAACTGTAAATTGCCTAAGCTATTTTAACTTTGTGCACCTACAATTCACCAAAAACTGACTAACTTTTAACTTTGTGCATGGTTAAGTTGCTGTGTTTGCTCTTTTCCTCCCCCTTGGACCCCCTTGTGATGTACTTGCTCCTGCTGCTGCTGAAGTGCTTGGTCCAGTGCTTGGTCCTCCATTCTTACATGTCCTTGAGTTATGACCAAACTCCCTGCACTTTCCACATTTCACATTGCTGTTCCTCTTCCCCTTCCTGGGTTCATTTggtcctctctttctcttcttagcaGGTCTGCCAACTTGTCTTTTGATGACTGGAGGCTGAATGGTAGGGAGAGAAAAGTTAGGCCACTGTGTTGGGTCTGACATGGGGTGAATGTGGTCTGCATATGTAAGCTTGTATGCAGCAGACTTGAAGAATGGGGAGACAAAATCAATGGGGTTCAGCCTTTGGTCATAAATCACCCTGAGTGCATGCTTGCAGGGGATTCCAGAAATTTGCCACTTCCCACACCCACAGCTTCTAGTTGATAACCTGATGGGGAAGTTCACATGTGCATCTCTGACCTCAAATTTCCCCCCACCACAGGCTGTAGCATAGCAGAACCTAGACTCTCCTGTTCTTTCATCCACCTCTTTCTTGGCATACTCAGTCAACTGACCATCCTCCATATCAATTGCCATGTCAAATCTTGCCCCAACCCTCTCCATACACCACTTTCTGATTGCTgtacaacaacacaacaacatacAACATTATACACAAAACATCACAAACATCACAAAATAAAGGAACAAAACATGAAGTGGTGAGCTATACCTTCCAACAATGAGAATACAGGCAtgtctctgtatggttttgtgcatgcattgaatgactccacaaagtttgttgtgttgtgatcacaacaaaCAGCAGGGTCAAACATATGCCTGGACCACTGCTCCTGGCATGTGTCCAAGTATGCAGCAGCATTTGGATCATGAGCAGTGATCTTCTCTAATGCTTTACCATACACATACTCATTGTGTGCATTTGCAGCTATCCAAAACAGTTTGAAGAAAGCAGATCCACTAAATCCATTGTTTTTGCAATTCATGTACAAGTGTTGGCAGCAAACTCTCCTAGTAGCTCTAGGAAAAGTATCTCTCACTGCCAAGTCAACTCCCTACACAGGATATGTTCATTTTAGGCCAATCATATCTGTTGCAATATTAtaaaattgaaacaaaaaagGAGCAAAATAAACATATACCTTCATCCTGTCACTGATGAAGGTCCAATCATCTTTGTTGCAACCCTCTTGCTCAAACATCTGCCTCAAGCATCTCATGAAATGTGTCCAACTATCACAGCTCTCAGTGTCCACTATCCCATAAGCCAGAACAAATATTTCATTGTTCCCATCAATGCCAACAGCTGTGATTAGGATTCCCTTGTAAAACCCACTTAGATGAGCCCCATCTATTCCAATTATAGGCCTGCACCCCCTCAAAAACCCCTTGACTTGAGCAGCAAAGGAGAAGAAACAAGCTCTGAACTTGGGGTTCAGATCCCCACTTGTAGCACCCCATGAAATCAGTGCATAACTTCCTGGGTTTGTCTGTTTAATCATCTCAGCATACCTAGGAAGCAACTCATAAGCCTCAGCCCAACCACCATGTATCTTCTCTACTGCCATACTCCTTACTTTGTACAACAATCTCTTTTTAACCCTCAATTGAAATGTCTCCTGTGCATACCTTCTCAATGTCTCAACAGGAATTTCAGTGTTGGCCTCAATTAGACTCATCATGTTCTTACATAGCCACTCAGAGGTCACCACAGGGTTCTCCTCCAATCTCCCACAAGTTTTGTGGCACCCACTGATCCCCTTAATAGCCCAACTGACACTGTCAAACATCTTACTTGCATGTATCCTCCAGTCACAAGTTTCACTGCAGTGTACCTCTTACTGTCAGCCCTCTCAACACTAAGTCCAAACCCCTCTTGTAtgcaaaaactcctcaaaacatCTAGGAAAGTGGACTTGTCTGGAAAGATCAACCAAGGTTCTAATTTGATGGACCCATATGGTTGATGAGTCCATATCTTTCCATTCTTGTAGGCCTTATCCATCTTACTAGAACCATCCAAACATTCCTCAAACAATAAGTCAGGCACATCATCTGTTATCACCTCAGCCTCCACATCAGAGTCAACCCAATCATCAAGTTTATCCTCCTCTAGTTCAGAGTCTGGTTCAGATTCCTCCCAATCTGAATCCTCACTCTCCTCTTTTGAACCTATATCCTCAACATCAGTGAACACCCTTGCACTCTTTGACCTCCCTGTACCCTTCCTACCTATGCCCTTCCCTTTGGATACCCAAGTTCCAGCTTTCTTGGCAGTCACTTTGTTCACCCTGAACCCTGTAGGTCTAGTTCTGCCCCCCTTCCTTTTAACGGCTTCAGACTGATTCTGTGTTGGTGTTGAATGGGGTGGCTGATCATTTTGGGTGTTCTGTGGTGGTGGGGAATGGGGTGGTTGATCATTTTGGGTGTTCTGTGGTGGTGGGGAATGGGTGGGGTGTGTTTGTGGTGATGGGTTGGGTTGCTGTGGTGGTGGGATGGGCTGCTGTGTTGTTGGGGTGGGTTGCTGTGCTGGTGGGATTGATTGTTCTGGAGTTGGGGTGGGTTGCTGTGGTGTTGAGGTGGGCTTTTTTGTTGTTGGGGTGGGTTTTTTTGCCTTTGGTGTGGCCTGTTTTTGAGTTGGGGTGGGTCTCCTCTTAGGGGTCAGTTTCTTGGCTTTAGGAACCTTAGGAGCTTTTGGAGTAGTTGGCTTGACTTTGGCCTTTTGTTTTGGTTTAGGAGAAGTAGGTTTTTTGGAGGGTGAAGATTCTTGTGTGGGTTGTGGTTGAGAGGCTCCTGGAAACACCTCATCAGCACCATCCTTGCTTATAATCCTCACATACTCAGTGCTTAAGTCCTCACAATCAACCACAGGCACCTCCACAGCTACTGTGTACTCCATTTGTTCTTGAAGTTCCCTTAAAATGTCCTCTCTCTCCTGTTTTTTCCTCATTTCCTCTTCCTCCTTTCTTTGAGCCCTAAGAAGTTCATCTTGTCTCTCTTTGAGCTTTCTCTCACTCTCCTTCCTATGATGCTCAATTGTGGCAACAACATTTCTAAACACCACTCCTGGTTTGTCTGTACCCTCAACCCATATTTCAGCAGTGTCCTTACCCCAATTCCATCCCCACATTAGCTTCATTGTCTTATCATCTACCAACTCAACTCTACCACAGGGAGACTCAATAAACAGGGCAAATGTACTAGGTAAAAACACATCCTGCCTAACAGATTCCTCAAAAATATCCAAAAACAACCTCAAAAGACGATACTTTTCCATGTCTGTAACTCTCACATCAAAGCTATGTGATCCATGATGCAATAACAACCACATTGCAGTCATCCTAAAGGgaaaatttaagaaaaaaaaacatgaatttcGATTCAACCAACAACAATTCATCAATAAACAACCACAATCATGATCACAATGAAATTCAACAGGTCACAATCACAACTTACAACTAACCAAACAATTATTCACAACAAATCCAAGGAATAACTAACTTAACCAATCAATTAATCTCAACTGACAATTTCAAAAAATCACTGACAATTtcgcaaaaccctaaccctaatcaatTTCGCGAAAAAAATTGTACTTTACAAGCAAAATAAATCAGCGAAGAAGGGATTATTACCTTGAAGTAGATAATCCAACTAGGAAAAGGGCCCTTGTTCGTCCACTGCACCCGAAGCTCTAAATCGCCTCCAAGTTGCCCCCTTTTTGTCGTGAATTCACCAAACGAACACCCACGAACTCGCCAAAAGAGAACGCAACAAATTTCACTAAATTCTTGAAGATCTACCCAGAATTTTGTCAGTTACAGTAGAATTGATGAGGGTTGAAGAACAggggaaaggagagagaaagaagagaagttgagaagtttttttttttttttggaatttcagTCACAATTGTTACCTAAATCGCGCCAAACAACAATTAAGGGCAAATTGGTAAAACGTCACTAACGGCAAGCTAACGTCCGTTAAATCCAGGAGCATTTAATGAACAGTACGGAActttaggggtattttatgaattttgaaacgcgcaggtgtatttggtgcattattgcaaacctcaggggcatttcatgaaaaaaccgtatatTTTTAGTACGTACTCCATTGATCCAAAGTACTGAAGTAGATAGCTATAGGATTGGCTAGTCCTGTTTTTCCCACACCTGTTGGGCCAGTGAACAGGTTTCTACTCCAGCCCATTCACAAAGTATCAACTCTCAACAGTCATGTTCATTGAGATTTGAGAATGGATTCATTTCTTACTTAGCTAGATAAGGGACTTCGAAAGGTAAATTACTTTATCATTCTACAAGCAATATGTGGGGGTTGGGGGTTAGTATTATCCTAGGACAAACGGAGATTAActtaaaaatttattatttattactagtTTGGTTTTAGAATGATATTTTTCATAAATTTTAAATGCAAGAACACAAGGTGGTTAATTGGGGGAGGTATGCACGCACGCACGGTGCAGAGACTTTTGAAAACACAGGTACCATCAAAAAATTGAATCAATCGTACTTGTTAACCTCTTTTAGAAACAGACCAAAATGAAACTTGTAACGTTATTAGAAAACGGAGGTAACACATGAATTCAAAAAAATACTCCCAACAATATATACCTACTTAAAAAAGTGCACATAAGCAGTAATTTCGCAAGAAAAGGTTACTACTAAAATATTGGATGAACAATTAAGGTCAATGAAGTACTTTGTTACCGACTTTTGTAATCAtagtaattaaattaattagctTAAATTTACATTATTTTCAGGGTGCAACAACAACTTGATGTATTCCGCTATTCAAGGGTAATCATCAAGAACAAGCAAGAAAGACATAATCCCTGGAAAGGCTTGAACAACATCGGCAACTCTATCTTCTTCCTTGATTTCCTGGACAGAATATGCATCTCCCAGTCCCAGACCCAAACCCAAATACCCCATCACAATTCCTATTCACCATTTTTTGTGGAAAGCGCTCCTTGTTATCCTTGTCCTACAAAGCCGCCACTAAGGATCCGAACAACCTATTGTGGAATGGCTATGTCCCATAAGACTCGCTATTCCGGTGGGAATTGTAGCGTAACTTTTCTTGAGAATGCCACACATCTCAACCCCTAACAATGCAGCCCCTTCCCTGAATAAGAAATCAAATACGGGCCTATTTGGATCCACAACGACGTTGATGCTTCCTTTATACACTAATGTGCCTTCTAGCATAGCAGGGGTTTACAAGGATCAACAAGGGAGGTGCATTAAATAATCTCATGTATGCAATTAATCTCTCAATGCTAAGTTACTAAGCATCAAACTATTATAGAAGAACTGCAGATTGCAAGAAAAAAAGGACATCTTTAATAGACAAACAACTATATCAACATGAACCAGAAATGTCAACTTCAATAGACAAACAAATCAAACAAGTCACTAGCACATTAACAAACAACACTGATACAAGTACGACGTACTCTCAAATTCAATAAAACCCTAGTCCAATTAATGGAAAAAGCTTTAAATTTACTCGAATTAACAATTTCAATGGCAAagctaacaaaaaaaatcatttgcgACCAATTAAAGCCTGGTCCAAACCATCAGAAATAGGACAAATTTTAGGTTAAATCATCATTTGTTATGTGAACTAACCCTATACGGCTATACATTTACTGCAAATCTGCAATAATGCTAAATAAACAGAGGAACAagcaaataaaaataattgatTTCCATGAAGACGATAGTATGAAAGAAAGAAAGTCCAAGGTGTAGGAGAAAATAACCAAGTAAAAGCCCTAGTCAGAGAAATGAATTCGTTAAGGAAAAAAGACAAATATTACCTAAGGCAACTTTCTTGTGACAGCATACGACAAACAGACACAGAGAAAAATCAAGAGAAACATGAAGAAGAAAGTCAAGCTAAGCTGTAACAACAGAATCAAACCTTAGGTCAGTGTTTGGTCTAACATACCAAAAACATAATGCAAGTCGATATtcacaaacatacaagtacctCGCGAAAAAAGTGTTAAAACAAGGCAAACCTCTCAATCATCTACCACACGGCACAACACATTGATGAAAGAGAAGTACACTGCAATGATGAAATTCTTACGTCAGACATTCCACTCCTCAACCGGAAACAAAGAAAATTCCAATCCATCAAACCCTAAGATGAAAGCATGAACACAAAACAGGTTGCGCGCTAAGTGAGTACTCTAAAAGAGTAGGAAGTAGCAACATCAGAATAAGATAAGGTAATCAAACAAAGAAAAGGATTAGAAACACAAAATGAAATTTTATATAGACATGAAAGGGATGAAATGTGGAAACATGGAGTAATTAAGAGGATTACCTTGACATCCAAATGAAACTGAAAGGCGAGTAAGCATGAGGATTACCATGACATCCAAATGAAACTGAAAGGCGAGTAACTGAGTAAGCATGCAATGGGCATGCCGATGAGATAGAATGTTCCCAAATTTATGTACATAGCAAACTGCTGCCAACCACATCCCCTGCATACGCCTGTTTCGCGGCCACAAACAACATCATAATTGATTATTAACTACTGACATAATGAAACATAAACTGTGAAAAGAATTAAATTTGGGATAATGTAGG
This Spinacia oleracea cultivar Varoflay chromosome 6, BTI_SOV_V1, whole genome shotgun sequence DNA region includes the following protein-coding sequences:
- the LOC130464288 gene encoding uncharacterized protein; translation: MFDSVSWAIKGISGCHKTCGRLEENPVVTSEWLCKNMMSLIEANTEIPVETLRRYAQETFQLRVKKRLLYKVRSMAVEKIHGGWAEAYELLPRYAEMIKQTNPGSYALISWGATSGDLNPKFRACFFSFAAQVKGFLRGCRPIIGIDGAHLSGFYKGILITAVGIDGNNEIFVLAYGIVDTESCDSWTHFMRCLRQMFEQEGCNKDDWTFISDRMKGVDLAVRDTFPRATRRVCCQHLYMNCKNNGFSGSAFFKLFWIAANAHNEYVYGKALEKITAHDPNAAAYLDTCQEQWSRHMFDPAVCCDHNTTNFVESFNACTKPYRDMPVFSLLEAIRKWCMERVGARFDMAIDMEDGQLTEYAKKEVDERTGESRFCYATACGGGKFEVRDAHVNFPIRLSTRSCGCGKWQISGIPCKHALRVIYDQRLNPIDFVSPFFKSAAYKLTYADHIHPMSDPTQWPNFSLPTIQPPVIKRQVGRPAKKRKRGPNEPRKGKRNSNVKCGKCREFGHNSRTCKNGGPSTGPSTSAAAGASTSQGGPRGRKRANTAT